CAGGTTAAATTTAAAATAACATCTGAACAAACAATCAAATGATCACATATACTACTGAGAAGCCATTGGGAGGATGGGGCAGATGAGTCAGGAAATTATAGATCGATGCGACATAACCTGTATTAATGAAGCCAATGTGCAAGAAGTCCGCCAGAAGATGATTGGGGAAGAGGTTGCTCAGCCTCTGGCCGAAATTTTCAAGACCTTGGGGGATCCCACGCGCATTAAGCTGCTGTTTGCTCTCATGTCCAAAGAGTTGTGTGTCTGCGATTTAGCAGCGGTCATCGGGGTCTCGGAATCGGCTGTTTCCCACCATCTCCGGCTTTTGCGTACGCAGAAGCTGGTCAAGTTTCGACGGGATGGGAAGGTCCTGTATTACTCCCTGGCTGACCAGCACGTGGAAAAGCTGTTCGCTCAGGGATTAGAACACGTTCTGGAGTAGATTAATGGTACTTTTACACAGCAACAGGGGAGGAGAGGATTATGGCCTTGAGTGAAGCAGTGGAAATCCGTGATTTTAACAGCACCCTGCAAATCACCGGGATGGACTGACCGGATTGTGCGGCAAAGTTAGAGAAAGCTATTCGGCAAGTACCCGGGGTGATCGCCGCAACCGTTGTGTTTACAACGGGTAAACTTAACCTCGCGTACGACCCCAGCACCATTAATATTGCGCAAGTGATTAATAAGATCCAGAACCTTGGCTACCAGGTGCGAGAAGAACAGCTAAACTCGTCTGAGTTGTCTTCTCCGTCTAAGGGCACGCGGTCTGATGGAGCGGGACAGGAGAGTGCATCCTTCTGGCGAACGAATAAATATGCCTTATCGACCGTTATGTCTGGGGTGATGATTCTCCTGGCCGTGCTCCTGGGACAGTTAAAAGTATCATTTACAATTACTCACGCCATATATGTTGTCGGCATCATCCTGGGCGGTTACCTCCCCGCCAAAAGTGGGTGGTCGGTGTTGGTTAACGCTCGTGAACTGGACATGAATGTGTTGATGACTCTGGCCGCAATTGGGGCGGCGGCGATTGGGCAGTTTGCAGAAGGGGCTGTGGTTGTTTTCCTGTTTTCCCTGGGGAACGCCCTGCAGGCCTATACCCTGGACAAAACCCGTAACTCGATTCGCACGTTGATGGAGTTAACCCCCAACCAGGCGTTGGTGCGTCGGAACGGGCGAGAGATGATTTTACCGGTTGAGCAGGTCCGAATAGGCGACATCGTCATTGTTCGACCAGGGGAAAGGCTCCCAATGGACGGCCGGGTGGTGGGTGGCGCGTCTACTGTCAATCAAGCGCCCATCACTGGCGAGTCGCTGCCAGTGGATAAACAAGCCGGCGACGAGGTTTTCGCCGGGACCATCAATGAGCGTGGTTTCCTGGAGATTGAAGTAACCAGACTGTCCCGAGATAATACCCTGTCCAGAATTATTCACCTCATCGAAGAAGCCCAGGCGCAGCGGGCTCCATCCCAGCAGTTTGTCGACAGGTTTGCCCGCTATTATACACCCCTGGTGCTCCTGGGGGCGGTTCTGGTCGCAACTGTTCCTTCCCTGATTTTTCACCAGCCCTTTAATAAATGGTTCTATGAGGCGCTGGCCATGCTTTTGGTGGCCTGTCCCTGTGCCCTGGTGATCTCGACCCCGGTGTCGATCGTGGCGGCCATTGGCAGTGCGGCCAGGAATGGGGTATTGATTAAGGGTGGCGTATGCCTGGAGGAAGCCGGGGCACTGTCGGTGATCGCATTTGATAAGACCGGTACCTTAACCAGGGGAAAACCCCGGGTCACTGACGTCATTCCCCTTAATGGAACCAGTGAAACGGAAATGCTGGCGATCGCGGCAGCCATTGAATCCCGCTCGGAGCATCCATTGGGTGAGGCGATCGTTAATTGTGCGAAAGAACGATTATTAATTTTACCAGATGTCAGCAATTTCACGGCTGTATTGGGCAAAGGAGCCAGGGGAGAAGTTGAAGGTCGGCCGTATTACATCGGTAACGTTCGCTTCTTTACTGAGCAGGGTATCTCTCTGACACCGGCAGAAGTAGAGATCGGTCGGCTGCAAACAGAGGGCAAGACCGTAATGGTCCTGGGGGATGGGCAGAACATTCTCGGGCTGATCGCTGTAGCTGATGTTTTACGGGAGAGCAGCCGAGAGACCATCCAGCAGCTAAAGCAGGCCGGCATCGAAAAAGTTGTGATGCTCACCGGAGATAATGAGCTGACCGCCCAGGCCATCGCCAGGAGCGTCGGAGTAGACGAGGTTAAAGCTGACCTGTTGCCCGAAGATAAGGTGAAGGCCGTTATGGAGCTTTTGGTTGAACATACCAAAGTGGCAATGGTAGGGGACGGGGTCAATGACGCCCCCGCGATGGCGATATCGACAGTAGGGATTGCTATGGGCACAGCCGGTACTGATACCGCCTTAGAAACCGCGGATATCGCCTTGATGGCCGATGATCTGTCCAAATTGCCTTACGCTATCAATTTGAGCCGGCGGACATTAAAAACGATCAAGCAAAATATTTTTTTCGCTTTAATTGTCAAGGGATTGATTCTACTGCTGATTATCCCGGGCTGGTTGACCTTGTGGTTGGCGGTTATCGGGGACATGGGGAGTTCGCTGCTTGTAACGTTAAACGGCATGAGGTTGCTAAGGGTTAAATACACTCAATAAGTCCGTCCCCTGGTGTTATATCAATTAAGAATAAGAATTGGATAGAGGTGTTCAATAGTTAAGGGACTTGATAACCGTTATGGTTAGGTGGTTGCCATGCAGAAAACTAATTAGCTTCAGATAATTGACAAACCCAGGAATTTTTATTCCTGAGTTTTTGTCCTTTCAATGATTTTCCTGATCCGCTCCCTGGCGCCAGGAGGACTGGCGATAATTAACAAATCATTTGCGAATAACTTTGTTGAAGCATCAGGAGAGAAGATATTATCATCATTTTTCTCAATGGCGATAATCAGGGTGTCATGGAATGCATTAATCCCGCTACTTTCAATGGTTTGACCGACTACCCAAGAATCTTCAGGAATTCGAATTTCATCAATCATATCCATGCGGGTAATGGCCTTGGAGGTATAATTGACTAACATAGACAATTCATGTGCTATTTCTTCATTAATTCTGTCACGTTCAGCGGTTAGTTGTGCAATTCTTGCCTGTATTTCTTCAATTACGCGTTTTGTTTCAAAATCTTTTAAAAACCGTTCGGCGGCAGTTCGTGAACGAATGATAATTCCTTTTCCTACCAAGGCTTCAACCACCCCTTTACTCTGTAACAAAGCAACTGCTCTCCGCACTGTCTCTGGAGAAACATTATATGCACCGGCAAGTGTTGAACGCCCAGATAACTTATCGCCTTCCTTTAGTTCTTTTCGGACAATTTTATTGGCTATATCAATGGCGATTTGCTCGTAGCGACCAATTTCTGCGTAATATCTACTCATATGCTTCCCTCCCAACAAAATTAGGAAAAAGATTATGAAGCGGATTGTTGTTACTAATTTATACTATTATACTCAAATATCGAATTTAATGGTATCCCGGTAATGACCCATTTTACTATTCGTTACTTCGCCTTCATTAACGCAGCTTACCCTTAACTGATCTTCTACGAGCCAATTTGGGAACTGCTTTCGAACTATGGACAGCGGTCTGTACGCTTTGCTAAAACTATAAATACTTTCTTGTGATTATCCCAGCAGTATTCAGTATAGATACAGTTTTCTGCCTTTCCCGTGTAATTCACATGCCAACAAACGACAATATTATTCCCTAAAAATTATTTAAGAATTAGGCAGGAGATTTAAAAATAATGTCGAATATTTTGTTAGAAAACAACTTCAAAAAGTTTTAAAAGATGTAGGTTGCAGCACATACAAACTAGCCTCGGGCTTTAATAAGCACCTAACTTAAAAATGAGAAGAGACATGCATAACTGGGCCTTGATAATAGGGATAATGAAGCTTGCGGTTTGATTATCTAAAGAATGGGGGACAAGCAGCATCATCAGTATATAATCAAGGTGCTTTAAAAAAGGCGGATAAAGCATCGTGATTACCAGCATCGTCAGGATGACTCCGGACGTACTGCCTTTAGCCAGGCTAACGTATTATTTATGTTTCTTCGGCCATTTTCGCACATGGCCAGACCAAATAATATTCAGATGATGCCATTTAATAACCAATTTCCCCCATTCTTTAGATTACCAAAAGGCTAGAATAATACAGATGATAAAGAAGAGGTCGTTACTGTTGCTGTTCTTTTTTTGATATGCTTTTCCGTACCCGTAAAGTAAGTTTTTTTGATTGATGATTTGTTAACTACTGCTTTTAGATTAGTGTTTACTTTATATTAATGAGTGACTTGCGATGTGTATTCTGGTTTTTAGGGGAAAATGATTGACTTTTAAGCATTTGCAGGGGATTTAGGAAGAAAACGTGTTTTTACATACAACTTGCAACTTAAAAAAACATACTAGGATGCAGGATACCAAATATTTAATAGTGTTAGCTTTGGCCAAAGTAATTTTTATTATTGGGAGAGGGGGTGGGAAATGAAAAGAGTGGATTAAAAAGAAAAGTACCCAACATTCTTTTAATCAGGTTATTTTCACAGGTAAACAGAGCAAAAAGTGGGATCGTGAAGACATTGAGACAGATTTGCTTAACAGAAACTTATGTTTGCGGTGTTGTAGTCTAAAGAGGAGGAGGTAATTTGATGGGTCCTGCAGAAACGAGTTTGATTATCCTAGCGGCCGTGATGATTCTCTACATCACTGAAATCATACCATTAGCTGTAACGGCGGTCGGATCATGCGCTGCCCTGGTCGTGTTCAAGGTAGTTGATGCAAAGACGGCGTGGAGCGGGTTATCAGCCGATACAAACCTGCTGGTCGCCGGTATGATTGTCGTTGGACTGGCCTTGTTTGAGACTGGTCTGGCCGAAGAGATTGGGAAAAAGATCGTTGGTCTGGCCAAAGGCAGCACCTTCGGGGTCATCTTGGCGATGCTGCTGGTCACGATGGGTTTGTCCGCTTTCTTGAACAACTCTTCAACCACGGCGATGATGGTGCCGGTCTTAGCAGGGATTATCGCCGGTTCGGGTGGTAAAATCAACGCCAAGTTTACGATTATGCCGCTGGCCCTGGCGGCGGTCACTGGCGGGATGCTGACCCTGGTTGGTTCTACCCCAACGGTAATTGTGCAAGGCGTGCAAACCGCGGCGGGTTACCGGCCGTTTGGCTTCTTCGAGTTTGCTCTGATTGGTGGACCGATTTGTTTGGCGTTCCTTATTTATAATTTCACCATCGGGAGATGGCTGGCGGTGAAGATGTATGGTGAGAATCCACCACCAAGTCCTTTTATGCAGGAAATGCTCGAGAAGGTTGCCGCGCAGAAAAGTGAAAGCAAAACCAAGGACCCAAAGAAAATGTGGATTTCTGGGCTCATCTTGCTCGGTTGTGTACTTGGGTTTATCTTTACAAACACAAAAGTCCTACCTCTCGGGACAATTGCGATGATTGGCGCCCTGGCCTGTGTGGTGACGGGTTGCATTTCCGAAAAAACCACTTACCGGCAGATGGACTGGACGACGGTGCTGGTGCTGGGTGGTTCGATCGGCTTTGCGGCCGGCCTGGACAAGAGCGGCGGCGGCAAACTGCTGGCCAACTACATCCTGGGGTTATTTGGTGATAAGGTTACCCCATACACAATTCTCGTGGTTATTGCTTTCCTGGGCATGTTCCTGACCCAGTGCATGTCCAACACGGCGGCTACGGCCATGCTGGCGCCGATTGGCCTGGCCATGGCGAAGGCGATCGGGGCAAACCCGCTGCCGATCATGATGGCGCTCTGCACTGCTACGGCGTCTTCGTTCTCGACCCCGGTGGCAACCCCGCCGATGACCATTGTCCTTGGCCCCGGCGGCTACAAGTTCTTCGACTACATCAAGTGGGGCGGGCTGTTTAATATAATTTGTTTTATTATCGTGATTGTGCTGGTTCCGTTAATCTGGCCGTTCTAGGGGCGCAACATTTATTCACTAAGTAGATAATTTGGCTTAGGGGTCAAATATGTAACCCCTAAGCCAACAATTTGTTAAGTTTACGGCAGTTCATACGCAAGAGAATACAGCAAGAGTAGAATAACACATACAAGAGTAGAATAACACATATTAGGAGGTAAATTCACGATGGGTACAGATTGGGGCTTGGCCATGCAGGTGGTTGCTAAAGGGTTTACAGCGGTGTTCCTGGTCTTGGTGATTCTGATGTTTTCCGTCCGAGCCATGTCGGCCATTATTATGAGATTGGAGAAACGCGGTAAAGAGGAAGCCGGGGCCAATAATTAACTTTGTACCAACAGGAAGACAAGAGGAGGAAATATGCATGCTCGAAACGCTGAAAACAGTCTTTATTTCCAGCGGACTACCAGCCCTGGATGTTAAACAGGTTATAATGTGGTTAGTCGCTTTCGCGATCATGTACTTAGCCATCAAAAAAGAATTTGAACCACTGCTGCTACTGCCGATTGGGTTTGGTATCCTGGTGGCCAACCTGCCCCTGGCCGGTTTGATGGAAGAAGGGCACTTATTGTGGATCTTTTACCATTACGGGATTGAGTGGGAAGTGATTCCCTGCGTGATCTTTCTCGGCATTGGGGCGCTGACAGATTTCGGGCCCATGATCGCCAACCCGAAGACACTCCTGCTGGGAGCGACGGCTCAGGGTGGCGTTTACATCACCTACATCGGGGCCATCCTGGCCGGGTTCACGGTCAAGGAAGCGGCCGGCATCGGGATCATCGGTGGGGCGGACGGCCCGACCACCATTTACGTCCTCTCGTACCTGGCCCCGTATCTGATGGGTCCATGCGCGGTGGCGGCTTACTCCTATATGGCGATGGTGCCGCTGATTCAACCGCCAGTAGCCAAGT
This Bacillota bacterium DNA region includes the following protein-coding sequences:
- a CDS encoding OadG family protein; translation: MGTDWGLAMQVVAKGFTAVFLVLVILMFSVRAMSAIIMRLEKRGKEEAGANN
- a CDS encoding sodium ion-translocating decarboxylase subunit beta, giving the protein MLETLKTVFISSGLPALDVKQVIMWLVAFAIMYLAIKKEFEPLLLLPIGFGILVANLPLAGLMEEGHLLWIFYHYGIEWEVIPCVIFLGIGALTDFGPMIANPKTLLLGATAQGGVYITYIGAILAGFTVKEAAGIGIIGGADGPTTIYVLSYLAPYLMGPCAVAAYSYMAMVPLIQPPVAKLLTSVEERKIRMRQLRPVSKTEKILFPIIAVIVITLLVPPAAPLMAMLMLGNLFRESGVVERLSDVAQNALLNIVTVFLGISVGATMNAETF
- the cadA gene encoding cadmium-translocating P-type ATPase, whose amino-acid sequence is MALSEAVEIRDFNSTLQITGMDUPDCAAKLEKAIRQVPGVIAATVVFTTGKLNLAYDPSTINIAQVINKIQNLGYQVREEQLNSSELSSPSKGTRSDGAGQESASFWRTNKYALSTVMSGVMILLAVLLGQLKVSFTITHAIYVVGIILGGYLPAKSGWSVLVNARELDMNVLMTLAAIGAAAIGQFAEGAVVVFLFSLGNALQAYTLDKTRNSIRTLMELTPNQALVRRNGREMILPVEQVRIGDIVIVRPGERLPMDGRVVGGASTVNQAPITGESLPVDKQAGDEVFAGTINERGFLEIEVTRLSRDNTLSRIIHLIEEAQAQRAPSQQFVDRFARYYTPLVLLGAVLVATVPSLIFHQPFNKWFYEALAMLLVACPCALVISTPVSIVAAIGSAARNGVLIKGGVCLEEAGALSVIAFDKTGTLTRGKPRVTDVIPLNGTSETEMLAIAAAIESRSEHPLGEAIVNCAKERLLILPDVSNFTAVLGKGARGEVEGRPYYIGNVRFFTEQGISLTPAEVEIGRLQTEGKTVMVLGDGQNILGLIAVADVLRESSRETIQQLKQAGIEKVVMLTGDNELTAQAIARSVGVDEVKADLLPEDKVKAVMELLVEHTKVAMVGDGVNDAPAMAISTVGIAMGTAGTDTALETADIALMADDLSKLPYAINLSRRTLKTIKQNIFFALIVKGLILLLIIPGWLTLWLAVIGDMGSSLLVTLNGMRLLRVKYTQ
- a CDS encoding GntR family transcriptional regulator translates to MSRYYAEIGRYEQIAIDIANKIVRKELKEGDKLSGRSTLAGAYNVSPETVRRAVALLQSKGVVEALVGKGIIIRSRTAAERFLKDFETKRVIEEIQARIAQLTAERDRINEEIAHELSMLVNYTSKAITRMDMIDEIRIPEDSWVVGQTIESSGINAFHDTLIIAIEKNDDNIFSPDASTKLFANDLLIIASPPGARERIRKIIERTKTQE
- a CDS encoding winged helix-turn-helix transcriptional regulator — protein: MSQEIIDRCDITCINEANVQEVRQKMIGEEVAQPLAEIFKTLGDPTRIKLLFALMSKELCVCDLAAVIGVSESAVSHHLRLLRTQKLVKFRRDGKVLYYSLADQHVEKLFAQGLEHVLE
- a CDS encoding SLC13/DASS family transporter, with the protein product MGPAETSLIILAAVMILYITEIIPLAVTAVGSCAALVVFKVVDAKTAWSGLSADTNLLVAGMIVVGLALFETGLAEEIGKKIVGLAKGSTFGVILAMLLVTMGLSAFLNNSSTTAMMVPVLAGIIAGSGGKINAKFTIMPLALAAVTGGMLTLVGSTPTVIVQGVQTAAGYRPFGFFEFALIGGPICLAFLIYNFTIGRWLAVKMYGENPPPSPFMQEMLEKVAAQKSESKTKDPKKMWISGLILLGCVLGFIFTNTKVLPLGTIAMIGALACVVTGCISEKTTYRQMDWTTVLVLGGSIGFAAGLDKSGGGKLLANYILGLFGDKVTPYTILVVIAFLGMFLTQCMSNTAATAMLAPIGLAMAKAIGANPLPIMMALCTATASSFSTPVATPPMTIVLGPGGYKFFDYIKWGGLFNIICFIIVIVLVPLIWPF